The following nucleotide sequence is from Pseudomonas putida S13.1.2.
AGCATTCCCAAGGAAGGCAGCAACCTGTGGTTCGACCTGCTGGCCATCCCCAAGGACGCCAGCAACCCCGACCAGGCCCTGGCCTTCATCAATTACCTGCTCGACCCGAAAGTGATCGCCAAAGTCAGTGCCACGGTCGGCTATGCCAACGCCAATCCGGACGCCAAGGCCTACATGGATGCATCGCTGGTGCACAACCCCGAGATCTACCCACCCCAGGACGTGCTGGACAAACTGTACATCTCCAGCACCCCGAGCCCGAAGATCATGCGCGTCATGACCCGCTCCTGGAGCAAGATCAAGTCCAACCGCTGAGCCGAGAACGCCCATGTCTTTCGATTCCCAACACACTGCTTCGTACTACGCTGCCACGGCACGCAACGCGGCGCCCTACCCCAGCCTGGACGATGAACTGACGGCCGATGTGTGCGTGGTCGGCGGCGGGCTGACCGGCGTCAACACCGCCTTGGAGCTGGCTGAACGTGGCTTGTCGGTGGTGCTGCTGGAAGGCCGGCGCATCGGCTGGGGCGCCAGCGGACGCAATGGCGGCCAGCTGATTCGCGGCATCGGCCATGACGTCAGCGGTTTCACCCGGCATGTCGGCCAGGACGGCGTGCGTTACCTGAAACAGGCCGGCATCGATTCGGTGGCGCTGGTGGCCAGCCGCATCGCCCAGTACGGCATTGCCTGCGACCTGCGCTGGGGTTTCTGCGAACTGGCCAACACACCCGACCAGTTCGCCGCCTTCAAGGACGAGCAGGATGACCTGGCAGCGCTTGGCTACCGCCCCGAAACCCGCCTTGTAGGCCCTGGGCAGTTGCATGAAATCGTCGCCAGCGACCAGTACGCGGGCGGCCTGGTAGACATGGGCTCGGGGCACCTGCACCCACTCGACCTCGTTCAGGGCGAAGCCCGTGCCGCCTATAGCCTGGGCGTGCGCATCTTCGAACAAAGCCCCGTGCTGCGTATCGAGCACGGCCCCCGCGTGACCTTGCACACGGCCCGTGGCAAGGTGCGGGCAGACAGCCTGGTGCTGGGCTGCAACGCCCACCTCGATGAGCTGGAACCGCGGCTGAGCGGCAAGGTGCTACCGGCCGGCAGTTACGTAGTCGCCACCGAACCCTTGCCCGAAGCACTGGCTACTGCCCTGATCCCGCAGAACATGGCGCTGTGCGACCAGAAGGTCGGCCTGGACTATTATCGCCTCACCGCAGACCGCCGCCTGCTGTTCGGCGGTGCCTGCCACTACTCCGGCCGCGACCCCAAGGATATTGCCGCCTACATGCGGCCCAAGGTGCTGAAGGTGTTCCCGCAGCTGGCCAACGTGCGCATCCAGTACCAGTGGGGCGGCATGATCGGCATCACCGCCAACCGCTTCCCCCAGGTCGGGCGCCTGAGCCAGCACCCGAACGTCTATTACGCCCAGGGCTATTCCGGGCATGGGCTGAACGTGACGCACTGGACGGCGAAATTGCTGGCCGAAAGCATCGCCCTCGGCCACAGCCAAGGCCTGGATGTGTTCAGCGCTGTGCCCCACCTGACGTTCCCTGGCGGCAAGGCTTTGCGCTCGCCGCTATTGGCACTGGGCATGCTGTGGTACCGGCTGCGCGAAGCGCTGGGTTGAGCTGGCCGCAAGCCACGCGGTGCATCTACCACCACTTTTCGCCTTTCCACCGGGGATTGAACTCGCCCACTGGCCAACTGCGGCGCAGCTGCTAGCGTTGTTCAGGCCGACCTCTCATGGATACGCCTTTATTATGAAATCACTGCCTCGCATTACCCTGTTGTGCGCCGCACTGCTTGCCGTGGCTGCCTGCTCCAGCAATCGCGTGGACCCCAAGGATTACTCCGGCTTCCTCAAGGATTACAGCCGGTTGCAAGAAGCCAAGAGCCCGTCGGGTGCCTCGGTGATGCGCTGGATCGACCCCAAGGTCAATATCAACCAGTACAGCCAGGTATTCATCGAGCCCAGCCAGTTCTACCCCAAGCCGCAGCCCACCCCGGTCATCTCCGCGCAGACACTGGGGGAAATCACCCGCTACTTCAACGAAGCGCTGCGGCGTGAAATCGGTGGTGTCCTGCCGCTGGCCAATGGACCTGGCCCGGGCGTGATCGTGGTGCGGCCGGCGATCACGGCAGTGTCTACCAGCAACGAGGGCCTCAGACCCTATGAGGTGATCCCCATCGCGCTGATCGCCGCAGGCGTGAACACCGCCACGGGCGGCCGTGACCAGGACGTGGATGTCGGCGTGGAGGCGGCGTTCCTGGACGGTGCCAGCCAGAAAGTGCTGGCCCAGGTGGTACGCAAAGGCGCGGGTCAGGAGCTGGAGAACGATACCCAGAAGCTGACCCTGAATGACGTCAAGCCGGTACTGGATGGCTGGGCCAAGGACATGCGGGCGAGCTTCATTGAAGCCAAGCAGAAAGCCCGCTAAGGGGCCGCTCCCACAAAAGACCGCATTGCCCGATGCGGTTTTTTAGCACTCGACAAAAGCAACTGCCAAGCCGCCGCGCGAGGTCTCTTTGTAGTTGGCATGCATGTCTGCCCCGGTATCACGCATGGTGCGGATCACCCGGTCGAGCGAAATGAAGTGCTCGCCATCGCCACGCAACGCCATCTGCACCGCGTTGATCGCTTTCACTGCAGCAATGGCGTTGCGCTCGATGCACGGCACCTGCACCAGGCCGCCAACCGGGTCGCACGTCAGCCCCAGGTTGTGTTCTAGGGCAATTTCGGCCGCGTTCTCCAGCTGCGGCGGCGTGGCGCTCAGCACCTGCGCAAGGCCGGCAGCGGCCATCGAACACGCTGAGCCTACCTCACCCTGGCAACCAACCTCGGCACCGGAAATCGATGCGTTTTTCTTGCACAGGATGCCAACGGCCGCTGCAGCCAGCAGGAAGTCCACCACATCCGCATCGCAGGCGAGCGGGTTGAACTTCATGTAATAGTGCAACACCGCCGGGATGATACCGGCCGCGCCGTTGGTGGGTGCGGTGACCATGCGCCCGCCGGCGGCATTCTCTTCATTCACCGCCAGGGCGAACAGGTTGACCCATTCCATGGCGCTGAGCGTCGAACCAATCACGTTGGGCTTGCCCAGTTCCTGCAAGCTGCGGTGCAGCCGGGCAGCGCGGCGCTTGACGTGCAGCCCCCCAGGCAGGATGCCTTCGTTGCGCAGCCCGTTATCCACGCACTCACGCATGGCCGCCCAGATGCGCAGCAGGCCTTCACGTATTTCCGCTTCCGGGCGCCAGGCCTGTTCGTTGGCCATCATCAATTGCGCCACGCTCAAGCCGTGGGCTTTGCACAAGGCCAGCAACTGGGCAGCACTGTCGAACTCATAAGGCAGCACAACGTCATTGGCTTTGGCAGCGGGGGCATCAATTTCGGCTTGCTCGACGATAAAGCCGCCGCCAACCGAATAATAGGTCTGCAGCAGCAGGCTGCCCTCCCCGTCCATTGCTTCCAGGCTCATGGCATTGGGGTGGTAAGGCAGGCTCTCGTCGAGCAGCAACATGTCACGGCCATACTCGAAGGCAAGCGGGTGGCTGCCATCCAGCATCAGGCAATGCTCCTGCAACACCTGGCCAATGCGCGAGTCAATGGTGGCCGGGTCGATACGGTCTGGCCACTGGCCCATCAGCCCCAGCAGGCAGGCGCGATCGGTAGCGTGGCCAACCCCGGTGGCCGACAGCGAGCCATACAGCCGCACTTCGACGCGCGTCACCCGCGCCAGCAGGCCCTGCTCACGCAGGGCCTGGGCAAACGTCGCCGCGGCCCGCATGGGGCCGACGGTGTGGGAACTGGACGGGCCGATGCCGATTTTGAAAAGGTCGAAAACACTGATAGCCATGCTAATGCCTGACCGTACCCTGATTTGAATCCACAGCACGGTTATCTGATGAAATTGAGCGGTAGTGCGATTTTGCGCGATACTGACGCGCTGGCTCACGGATGACCAACGAATCTTTCTAAGCAAGCCTTTAGTGGTGCTAAACAATGCGACGACAACTGAATGGCCAAGTGTTTGTCTGGCTGCATGTATTCGCCTGTGCAGCCCGGCACCTGTCCTTTACCCGCTGTGCCGAAGAGCTGCACATCACCCCAGGCGCGGTCAGCCAGCAAATGCGCCAGCTGGAAGAACGCCTGGGTTACCGGCTGTTTCTGCGGCGGGCGCGTGGCGTGGAGCTGAGCGCCGAAGGGCAACGCCTGGCCCAGACGGTGACCGAGGCCTACGGCAGTATCGAGGCTGAACTGCTGCGCCTGGACGCTGGTGAGATTCGCGGCACCTTGCGCGTGCGTTCGATCCCGTCGTTCCTGGCCAAATGGCTCACCCCACGCCTGCCGCGCTTTCAGCAGCGTTACCCGGACATCGAGCTGCGCCTTGTGGCCGAAGACAGCGCCCAGGCATTGACCCCAGGCGACTTCGACCTGGCTATCGACCTGAACGACGGCAGCTACCCTGGCATGCTCTCGACACCGCTGCTGGACGAACAGATCTTCCCGGTGTGCTCACCCACCCTGCTGCGCGGCCGCCCGCCACTGCATGGGCCGGCGGACCTGGCGCATTACCCGCTGCTGCATGACATCACCGCCTGGCGTGGCAGTTCGGAGTATGCGGAGTGGGAGT
It contains:
- a CDS encoding NAD(P)/FAD-dependent oxidoreductase, whose protein sequence is MSFDSQHTASYYAATARNAAPYPSLDDELTADVCVVGGGLTGVNTALELAERGLSVVLLEGRRIGWGASGRNGGQLIRGIGHDVSGFTRHVGQDGVRYLKQAGIDSVALVASRIAQYGIACDLRWGFCELANTPDQFAAFKDEQDDLAALGYRPETRLVGPGQLHEIVASDQYAGGLVDMGSGHLHPLDLVQGEARAAYSLGVRIFEQSPVLRIEHGPRVTLHTARGKVRADSLVLGCNAHLDELEPRLSGKVLPAGSYVVATEPLPEALATALIPQNMALCDQKVGLDYYRLTADRRLLFGGACHYSGRDPKDIAAYMRPKVLKVFPQLANVRIQYQWGGMIGITANRFPQVGRLSQHPNVYYAQGYSGHGLNVTHWTAKLLAESIALGHSQGLDVFSAVPHLTFPGGKALRSPLLALGMLWYRLREALG
- a CDS encoding DUF3313 domain-containing protein, coding for MKSLPRITLLCAALLAVAACSSNRVDPKDYSGFLKDYSRLQEAKSPSGASVMRWIDPKVNINQYSQVFIEPSQFYPKPQPTPVISAQTLGEITRYFNEALRREIGGVLPLANGPGPGVIVVRPAITAVSTSNEGLRPYEVIPIALIAAGVNTATGGRDQDVDVGVEAAFLDGASQKVLAQVVRKGAGQELENDTQKLTLNDVKPVLDGWAKDMRASFIEAKQKAR
- a CDS encoding LysR substrate-binding domain-containing protein; this translates as MRRQLNGQVFVWLHVFACAARHLSFTRCAEELHITPGAVSQQMRQLEERLGYRLFLRRARGVELSAEGQRLAQTVTEAYGSIEAELLRLDAGEIRGTLRVRSIPSFLAKWLTPRLPRFQQRYPDIELRLVAEDSAQALTPGDFDLAIDLNDGSYPGMLSTPLLDEQIFPVCSPTLLRGRPPLHGPADLAHYPLLHDITAWRGSSEYAEWEFYLEGIGAPGLDVRRGHTFNRNHLTIEAAIAGIGVAIARRTLLNDELERGALIVPFGVPIANHKRYMVHYPPGGLNQPGARAVHDWLVEEARGFRELHPLNKD
- a CDS encoding L-serine ammonia-lyase, encoding MAISVFDLFKIGIGPSSSHTVGPMRAAATFAQALREQGLLARVTRVEVRLYGSLSATGVGHATDRACLLGLMGQWPDRIDPATIDSRIGQVLQEHCLMLDGSHPLAFEYGRDMLLLDESLPYHPNAMSLEAMDGEGSLLLQTYYSVGGGFIVEQAEIDAPAAKANDVVLPYEFDSAAQLLALCKAHGLSVAQLMMANEQAWRPEAEIREGLLRIWAAMRECVDNGLRNEGILPGGLHVKRRAARLHRSLQELGKPNVIGSTLSAMEWVNLFALAVNEENAAGGRMVTAPTNGAAGIIPAVLHYYMKFNPLACDADVVDFLLAAAAVGILCKKNASISGAEVGCQGEVGSACSMAAAGLAQVLSATPPQLENAAEIALEHNLGLTCDPVGGLVQVPCIERNAIAAVKAINAVQMALRGDGEHFISLDRVIRTMRDTGADMHANYKETSRGGLAVAFVEC